One genomic window of Daphnia pulex isolate KAP4 chromosome 10, ASM2113471v1 includes the following:
- the LOC124205377 gene encoding histone H2A — protein MSGRGKGGKVKGKSKTRSSRAGLQFPVGRIHRMLRKGSYAERVGAGAPVYLAAVMEYLAAEVLELAGNAARDNKKTRIIPRHLQLAIRNDEELNKLLSGVTIAQGGVLPNIQAVLLPKKTDKPAKA, from the coding sequence ATGTCTGGTCGTGGTAAAGGAGGCAAAGTCAAGGGAAAGTCAAAGACCCGTTCCAGCAGGGCCGGACTTCAATTCCCCGTCGGTCGTATCCACCGAATGCTTCGCAAAGGATCGTACGCTGAGCGCGTCGGTGCCGGTGCCCCCGTCTACTTGGCTGCCGTCATGGAGTACTTGGCCGCTGAGGTCCTCGAGTTGGCTGGTAACGCCGCCCGTGACAACAAGAAGACCCGTATCATCCCTCGTCACTTGCAATTGGCCATCcgcaacgacgaagagttGAACAAACTTCTCTCCGGTGTCACCATCGCTCAGGGTGGTGTTTTGCCCAACATCCAGGCCGTTCTCTTGCCCAAGAAGACCGACAAACCCGCCAAGGCTTAA
- the LOC124205175 gene encoding histone H2B.3, producing MPPKVSGKAAKKAGKAQKNIAKGDKKKKRKRKESYAIYIYKVLKQVHPDTGISSKAMTIMNSFVNDIFERIAGESSRLAHYNKRSTITSREIQTAVRLLLPGELAKHAVSEGTKAVTKYTSTK from the coding sequence ATGCCCCCCAAAGTAAGCGGAAAAGCTGCGAAGAAGGCCGGCAAGGCCCAGAAGAACATTGCCAAaggagacaagaagaagaagcgcaagagGAAGGAGAGCTACGCCATTTACATCTACAAAGTGTTGAAGCAGGTCCACCCCGACACTGGCATCTCCTCCAAAGCCATGACCATCATGAACAGCttcgtcaacgacattttcgagCGCATCGCTGGAGAGTCGTCCCGTCTTgcccactacaacaagcgTTCGACCATCACTAGCCGGGAAATCCAGACGGCCGTCCGTCTGCTCTTGCCCGGTGAGTTGGCCAAACACGCCGTGTCTGAAGGCACCAAGGCAGTCACCAagtacaccagcaccaagtag
- the LOC124205178 gene encoding histone H4 produces MTGRGKGGKGLGKGGAKRHRKVLRDNIQGITKPAIRRLARRGGVKRISGLIYEETRGVLKVFLENVIRDAVTYTEHAKRKTVTAMDVVYALKRQGRTLYGFGG; encoded by the coding sequence atgactgGTCGCggcaaaggaggaaaaggactCGGCAAGGGAGGCGCCAAACGTCATCGCAAAGTTTTGCGTGACAACATCCAGGGAATCACCAAGCCGGCCATCCGTCGTCTTGCCCGTCGTGGTGGTGTCAAGCGAATCTCTGGTCTCATCTACGAGGAGACCCGCGGTGTGTTGAAGGTGTTCCTTGAGAACGTGATTCGTGACGCCGTCACCTACACTGAACACGCCAAGAGGAAGACGGTGACGGCCATGGACGTCGTCTACGCACTGAAACGCCAGGGCCGCACTCTGTACGGTTTCGGCGGTTAA
- the LOC124205179 gene encoding histone H3: protein MARTKQTARKSTGGKAPRKQLATKAARKSAPATGGVKKPHRYRPGTVALREIRRYQKSTELLIRKLPFQRLVREIAQDFKTDLRFQSSAVMALQEASEAYLVGLFEDTNLCAIHAKRVTIMPKDIQLARRIRGERA, encoded by the coding sequence ATGGCTCGTACCAAGCAGACCGCTCGCAAATCCACCGGTGGCAAGGCGCCCCGCAAACAGTTGGCCACCAAAGCCGCTCGTAAAAGTGCCCCGGCCACTGGAGGAGTCAAGAAACCCCATCGTTATCGTCCCGGCACCGTCGCCCTTCGTGAGATCCGTCGCTACCAAAAGTCGACCGAGCTTCTCATCCGCAAGTTGCCATTCCAGCGCTTGGTCAGAGAAATCGCCCAGGATTTCAAGACCGACTTGCGTTTCCAGAGCTCGGCCGTCATGGCCCTGCAGGAGGCCAGCGAGGCTTACTTGGTGGGTCTTTTCGAAGACACCAATTTGTGCGCCATCCACGCCAAGCGAGTCACCATCATGCCAAAAGACATCCAGCTCGCTCGCCGTATTCGTGGTGAACGTGCTTAA
- the LOC124205172 gene encoding hemocyte protein-glutamine gamma-glutamyltransferase-like isoform X2 has product MSSSSLNQPGSPGMLRRSNMTQQGSPVMLHRSMSNSGLNNLAHSSSFVRRNNDRDGMGNNAGVSPGGSNAAYRASLVSHYAEDLDRRRRAERAVEEIRTDGMPSDNLKIESVELFSRDNAREHRTDRYEMVFDNGRDIGSPSSMAMSRSVTNMASMSSMSPMSPMLSMDYRSSSSPSTTVLRRGQPFFMAIRMKDRNFDPRRDILRASFTFGPNPQVTKGTKVVLPFRMNQREFSRAPQKWDMRLHQQEGFNITFQVHIPANALVGLWRVNIETTTTTPGARVDEFRFKDDIYILFNPFCRDDPVYLDNEELRREYLMNETGKVFVGTHHRPKGRRWVYGQFSDVALPAAQLLLEQSGLNPTERGNPVQVVRAIASIINANEGFGLLEGKWEGSFEDGVCPWVWTGSNKIFEHYLRNGSKPVKYGQCWVFAAVATSIFRALGIPSRPVTNFVSARDTNHTLSVDKYFDIFGDEMKGGPDGDNQDAVWNFHAWTEVWMSRPDLQANCNGWQAIDPTPPPHFWQKNTGDQKSRGPLAVEAFRRGPSSVESVRRGEVGFAFDTPYLFAEVNAEVSHFQEDETSHWGYRKIHVNNYQVGRMILTKRPGADDDVSDADAEDITSLYKNPDGMSRYQKQGDFNCHFNQGMSSPYLERRDMNMRDRDNNRDMMHYPGTSVRRLSSVDIARKPWYDESRHPTDSGSSAAERVSAMNASRSVERTQPMFDNRPVNEDVYFDLIEQEKVAWGQPFNLQVLVQNRSQEMRTITTILSANSVYYTGVTARRLGRSDRQFVLQPGGRETLQVRISWDEYRDKIVDYGHIKIFAMASVQETKQSWSEEDDFQLEKPKLDVQIRGNPQVGQDCFATFSFMNPVSVTLTECEFTFEGPGLVRPQTVKYRDVKPGEMISFAQKFIPRFNGERKLVATFNSRELGDIVGSRPIHVRD; this is encoded by the exons ATGAGTTCTTCATCATTGAATCAACCCGGATCTCCAG GCATGTTGCGTCGTTCGAACATGACTCAACAAGGATCACCAG TTATGTTGCATCGTTCAATGAGCAATTCCGGTTTGAACAACTTGGCCCATTCGTCGAGCTTCGTTCGCCGTAACAACGATCGCGATGGAATGGGTAACAACGCCGGAGTCAGTCCCGGTGGCAGCAACGCCGCTTACCGCGCCTCATTGGTCTCGCACTACGCCGAAGATTTGGACAGACGTCGTCGCGCTGAACGAGCTGTCGAAGAGATTCGTACCGATGGAA TGCCATCCGATAACCTGAAGATCGAATCTGTTGAGCTGTTCTCACGAGACAACGCCCGAGAACATCGCACTGATCGCTACGAGATGGTTTTCGACAACGGCCGC GACATTGGATCTCCATCATCCATGGCTATGTCCAGGTCCGTGACAAATATGGCTTCCATGTCTTCGATGTCACCAATGTCCCCAATGTTGTCGATGGACTACCGTTCATCTTCTTCACCGTCGACTACCGTTCTCCGTCGTGGCCAGCCTTTCTTCATGGCTATCCGCATGAAGGATCGTAACTTTGATCCACGCCGTGACATCTTGCGGGCATCGTTTACTTTTG GACCCAATCCTCAAGTGACCAAGGGAACCAAAGTCGTTTTGCCTTTCCGCATGAATCAGCGCGAATTCAGTCGGGCCCCGCAAAAGTGGGACATGCGTCTCCATCAACAGGAGGGTTTCAACATCACTTTCCAA GTTCACATCCCCGCCAACGCGCTCGTCGGATTATGGCGAGTGAATATTgaaacgacgacaacgacaCCCGGTGCGCGCGTTGACGAATTCCGTTTCAAGGATGACATTTACATCTTGTTCAACCCCTTCTGCCGAG ACGACCCAGTTTACTTGGACAACGAGGAGCTTCGCAGGGAGTATCTCATGAACGAGACTGGCAAGGTCTTTGTAGGCACTCACCATCGCCCGAAAGGACGCCGTTGGGTCTACGGACAGTTCTCCGACGTTGCTCTGCCAGCTGCCCAACTTTTGCTTGAACAGTCTGGTCTCAACCCGACCGAGAGAGGCAACCCTGTCCAAGTCGTCCGCGCCATTGCTTCCATC ATTAACGCCAACGAAGGCTTTGGATTATTGGAAGGCAAATGGGAAGGCTCGTTCGAAGATGGTGTTTGCCCGTGGGTGTGGACTGGAAGCAACAAAATCTTCGAGCACTACTTGCGCAACGGATCCAAGCCAGTCAAATACGGACAATGCTGGGTGTTTGCCGCCGTGGCCACTTCCA TCTTCCGCGCTTTGGGTATTCCATCTCGTCCCGTGACCAATTTCGTTTCCGCACGTGATACCAACCACACCCTGTCCGTCGACAAGTACTTTGACATCTTTGGCGATGAGATGAAAGGTGGCCCAGATGGCGACAATCAGGATGCCGTTTGGAACTTCCACGCTTG GACTGAAGTTTGGATGTCACGACCTGATCTCCAAGCCAATTGCAATGGATGGCAGGCTATTGATCCCACTCCCCCTCCTCATTTCTGGCAGAAGAACACGGGAG ATCAAAAGAGCCGTGGACCGTTGGCCGTTGAAGCTTTCCGTCGTGGACCCTCTTCCGTCGAGTCGGTTCGTCGTGGCGAAGTTGGATTCGCTTTCGACACGCCATAT CTGTTTGCTGAGGTCAACGCTGAAGTGAGTCACTTCCAGGAAGACGAGACTTCACACTGGGGATACAGGAAAATTCACGTCAACAACTACCA gGTCGGCCGCATGATCTTAACCAAGCGACCGGGAGCGGACGATGACGTCAGCGACGCCGACGCAGAAGATATCACGAGTCTTTACAAGAACCCTGATGGCATGTCCCGCTACCAGAAGCAAGGCGATTTCAACTGTCACTTCA ATCAGGGAATGTCGTCACCCTATCTGGAAAGGAGAGATATGAATATGAGGGATAGAGATAACAATAGGGATATGATGCACTACCCTGGAACATCTGTGCGTCGATTGAGTTCAGTCGATATCGCTCGCAAACCCTGGTATGATGAATCACGTCATCCTACCGATTCCGGTAGCTCTGCAGCGGAACGCGTCTCAGCCATGAACGCATCTCGCAGTGTTGAACGAACTCAGCCGATGTTTGACAACCGACCAGTCAACGAAGATGTTTACTTTGACTTGATCGAGCAAGAAAAAGTTGCCTGGGGACAGCCTTTCAATCTCCAAGTTCTTGTCCAG aaTCGTTCACAAGAAATGAGAACCATCACGACGATCCTATCTGCAAACTCCGTTTATTACACCGGAGTTACTGCGCGTCGTCTTGGTCGCAGCGATCGTCAGTTTGTTCTTCAACCTGGAGGCC GAGAAACTCTGCAAGTCCGCATCAGCTGGGACGAATATCGCGACAAAATTGTCGACTATGGCCATATCAAGATCTTTGCCATGGCTTCTGTGCAAGAGACTAAGCAGTCGTGGAGCGAAGAAGATGACTTCCAGCTGGAGAAACCCAAGTTGGATGTCCAG atCCGAGGAAACCCGCAGGTGGGTCAGGATTGCTTCGCTACGTTCAGCTTCATGAACCCAGTGTCAGTTACTCTGACAGAGTGCGAGTTCACATTCGAAGGACCCGGCCTTGTTCGCCCACAAACTGTGAAATACCG TGACGTGAAACCGGGAGAGATGATCAGTTTCGCCCAAAAGTTCATTCCTCGATTCAACGGTGAGCGCAAATTGGTTGCCACTTTCAACTCTCGCGAATTGGGCGACATTGTTGGCTCTCGTCCGATTCACGTTCGTGACTGA
- the LOC124205172 gene encoding hemocyte protein-glutamine gamma-glutamyltransferase-like isoform X1, protein MSSSSLNQPGSPGMLRRSNMTQQGSPVMLHRSMSNSGLNNLAHSSSFVRRNNDRDGMGNNAGVSPGGSNAAYRASLVSHYAEDLDRRRRAERAVEEIRTDGMPSDNLKIESVELFSRDNAREHRTDRYEMVFDNGRDIGSPSSMAMSRSVTNMASMSSMSPMSPMLSMDYRSSSSPSTTVLRRGQPFFMAIRMKDRNFDPRRDILRASFTFGPNPQVTKGTKVVLPFRMNQREFSRAPQKWDMRLHQQEGFNITFQVHIPANALVGLWRVNIETTTTTPGARVDEFRFKDDIYILFNPFCRDDPVYLDNEELRREYLMNETGKVFVGTHHRPKGRRWVYGQFSDVALPAAQLLLEQSGLNPTERGNPVQVVRAIASIINANEGFGLLEGKWEGSFEDGVCPWVWTGSNKIFEHYLRNGSKPVKYGQCWVFAAVATSIFRALGIPSRPVTNFVSARDTNHTLSVDKYFDIFGDEMKGGPDGDNQDAVWNFHAWTEVWMSRPDLQANCNGWQAIDPTPPPHFWQKNTGVDQKSRGPLAVEAFRRGPSSVESVRRGEVGFAFDTPYLFAEVNAEVSHFQEDETSHWGYRKIHVNNYQVGRMILTKRPGADDDVSDADAEDITSLYKNPDGMSRYQKQGDFNCHFNQGMSSPYLERRDMNMRDRDNNRDMMHYPGTSVRRLSSVDIARKPWYDESRHPTDSGSSAAERVSAMNASRSVERTQPMFDNRPVNEDVYFDLIEQEKVAWGQPFNLQVLVQNRSQEMRTITTILSANSVYYTGVTARRLGRSDRQFVLQPGGRETLQVRISWDEYRDKIVDYGHIKIFAMASVQETKQSWSEEDDFQLEKPKLDVQIRGNPQVGQDCFATFSFMNPVSVTLTECEFTFEGPGLVRPQTVKYRDVKPGEMISFAQKFIPRFNGERKLVATFNSRELGDIVGSRPIHVRD, encoded by the exons ATGAGTTCTTCATCATTGAATCAACCCGGATCTCCAG GCATGTTGCGTCGTTCGAACATGACTCAACAAGGATCACCAG TTATGTTGCATCGTTCAATGAGCAATTCCGGTTTGAACAACTTGGCCCATTCGTCGAGCTTCGTTCGCCGTAACAACGATCGCGATGGAATGGGTAACAACGCCGGAGTCAGTCCCGGTGGCAGCAACGCCGCTTACCGCGCCTCATTGGTCTCGCACTACGCCGAAGATTTGGACAGACGTCGTCGCGCTGAACGAGCTGTCGAAGAGATTCGTACCGATGGAA TGCCATCCGATAACCTGAAGATCGAATCTGTTGAGCTGTTCTCACGAGACAACGCCCGAGAACATCGCACTGATCGCTACGAGATGGTTTTCGACAACGGCCGC GACATTGGATCTCCATCATCCATGGCTATGTCCAGGTCCGTGACAAATATGGCTTCCATGTCTTCGATGTCACCAATGTCCCCAATGTTGTCGATGGACTACCGTTCATCTTCTTCACCGTCGACTACCGTTCTCCGTCGTGGCCAGCCTTTCTTCATGGCTATCCGCATGAAGGATCGTAACTTTGATCCACGCCGTGACATCTTGCGGGCATCGTTTACTTTTG GACCCAATCCTCAAGTGACCAAGGGAACCAAAGTCGTTTTGCCTTTCCGCATGAATCAGCGCGAATTCAGTCGGGCCCCGCAAAAGTGGGACATGCGTCTCCATCAACAGGAGGGTTTCAACATCACTTTCCAA GTTCACATCCCCGCCAACGCGCTCGTCGGATTATGGCGAGTGAATATTgaaacgacgacaacgacaCCCGGTGCGCGCGTTGACGAATTCCGTTTCAAGGATGACATTTACATCTTGTTCAACCCCTTCTGCCGAG ACGACCCAGTTTACTTGGACAACGAGGAGCTTCGCAGGGAGTATCTCATGAACGAGACTGGCAAGGTCTTTGTAGGCACTCACCATCGCCCGAAAGGACGCCGTTGGGTCTACGGACAGTTCTCCGACGTTGCTCTGCCAGCTGCCCAACTTTTGCTTGAACAGTCTGGTCTCAACCCGACCGAGAGAGGCAACCCTGTCCAAGTCGTCCGCGCCATTGCTTCCATC ATTAACGCCAACGAAGGCTTTGGATTATTGGAAGGCAAATGGGAAGGCTCGTTCGAAGATGGTGTTTGCCCGTGGGTGTGGACTGGAAGCAACAAAATCTTCGAGCACTACTTGCGCAACGGATCCAAGCCAGTCAAATACGGACAATGCTGGGTGTTTGCCGCCGTGGCCACTTCCA TCTTCCGCGCTTTGGGTATTCCATCTCGTCCCGTGACCAATTTCGTTTCCGCACGTGATACCAACCACACCCTGTCCGTCGACAAGTACTTTGACATCTTTGGCGATGAGATGAAAGGTGGCCCAGATGGCGACAATCAGGATGCCGTTTGGAACTTCCACGCTTG GACTGAAGTTTGGATGTCACGACCTGATCTCCAAGCCAATTGCAATGGATGGCAGGCTATTGATCCCACTCCCCCTCCTCATTTCTGGCAGAAGAACACGGGAG TAGATCAAAAGAGCCGTGGACCGTTGGCCGTTGAAGCTTTCCGTCGTGGACCCTCTTCCGTCGAGTCGGTTCGTCGTGGCGAAGTTGGATTCGCTTTCGACACGCCATAT CTGTTTGCTGAGGTCAACGCTGAAGTGAGTCACTTCCAGGAAGACGAGACTTCACACTGGGGATACAGGAAAATTCACGTCAACAACTACCA gGTCGGCCGCATGATCTTAACCAAGCGACCGGGAGCGGACGATGACGTCAGCGACGCCGACGCAGAAGATATCACGAGTCTTTACAAGAACCCTGATGGCATGTCCCGCTACCAGAAGCAAGGCGATTTCAACTGTCACTTCA ATCAGGGAATGTCGTCACCCTATCTGGAAAGGAGAGATATGAATATGAGGGATAGAGATAACAATAGGGATATGATGCACTACCCTGGAACATCTGTGCGTCGATTGAGTTCAGTCGATATCGCTCGCAAACCCTGGTATGATGAATCACGTCATCCTACCGATTCCGGTAGCTCTGCAGCGGAACGCGTCTCAGCCATGAACGCATCTCGCAGTGTTGAACGAACTCAGCCGATGTTTGACAACCGACCAGTCAACGAAGATGTTTACTTTGACTTGATCGAGCAAGAAAAAGTTGCCTGGGGACAGCCTTTCAATCTCCAAGTTCTTGTCCAG aaTCGTTCACAAGAAATGAGAACCATCACGACGATCCTATCTGCAAACTCCGTTTATTACACCGGAGTTACTGCGCGTCGTCTTGGTCGCAGCGATCGTCAGTTTGTTCTTCAACCTGGAGGCC GAGAAACTCTGCAAGTCCGCATCAGCTGGGACGAATATCGCGACAAAATTGTCGACTATGGCCATATCAAGATCTTTGCCATGGCTTCTGTGCAAGAGACTAAGCAGTCGTGGAGCGAAGAAGATGACTTCCAGCTGGAGAAACCCAAGTTGGATGTCCAG atCCGAGGAAACCCGCAGGTGGGTCAGGATTGCTTCGCTACGTTCAGCTTCATGAACCCAGTGTCAGTTACTCTGACAGAGTGCGAGTTCACATTCGAAGGACCCGGCCTTGTTCGCCCACAAACTGTGAAATACCG TGACGTGAAACCGGGAGAGATGATCAGTTTCGCCCAAAAGTTCATTCCTCGATTCAACGGTGAGCGCAAATTGGTTGCCACTTTCAACTCTCGCGAATTGGGCGACATTGTTGGCTCTCGTCCGATTCACGTTCGTGACTGA
- the LOC124205380 gene encoding gustatory receptor for sugar taste 64e-like, whose product MAKKPDVIQLWNPVISFLRCYGVVPLKQCDKDPYFERSSGSFCWCLSVALIYLFTFAISVCLVIDTFNSSSKMIADATFYLIYYAHCEMTLVFFLYYSGELVSLFQHWVETERQLHLRKIFIGKITKAQCWLIFIATVILSNLENGFYITGAVMDAKNMTEIIYLLVNLAGKGTDLSPYFGGYKNVYAFALIFVESLSEVAWIAGDLIIVLISILLRRYYEVLNRQLPSQQCGIISLRQLEEIRRVQLAISTLAQKIAEVFSPLILITIGCNVVYILTFLYSGLEADITSPSFFVRFVFTYSFIYIVLRLTFSVYLASLLNEMPRNTIHYLCGLPSIVGNNTEQQRRRLIKMDLIIEEIQSESTALGGGGFFILSKSSAASLFSLIVTYEVVMLQLPH is encoded by the exons ATGGCGAAAAAACCTGATGTCATTCAACTGTGGAATCCAGTGATTTCTTTCCTTCGTTGCTATGGAGTCGTTCCATTAAAGCAGTGCGACAAGGATCCATACTTTGAACGCAGCTCCGGCTCGTTCTGTTGGTGTCTGTCCGTTGCTTTGATTTACCTTTTCACGTTCGCCATCTCGGTTTGTCTCGTCATTGACACGTTCAATAGTTCCTCGAAGATGATAGCCGACGCTACTTTCTACTTAATTTACTACGCCCATTGCGAAATGACCCTGGTATTCTTCTTGTACTATTCCGGAGAACTCGTGTCCCTATTTCAGCACTGGGTCGAAACTGAACGTCAACttcatttgagaaaaatcttCATTGGAAAAATCACAAAGGCGCAGTGCTGGCTGATTTTCATTGCCACGGTTATCTTGTCCAATCTTGAAAACGGTTTCTACATCACTGGTGCG gtAATGGACGCAAAAAATATGACCGAAATCATTTACCTTTTGGTAAATCTGGCCGGAAAGGGAACAGACTTGAGCCCTTATTTCGGTGgctataaaaatgtttacgcATTCGCGCTGATTTTCGTCGAGTCGTTGAGCGAAGTCGCTTGGATTGCCGGTGATTTGATCATTGTCTTGATCTCTATTCTGCTCCGCCGCTATTACGAAGTGTTAAACAGACAACTACCTTCTCAACAATGTGGTATCATCTCCTTGCGCCAACTGGAAGAGATCCGCCGGGTGCAATTGGCCATCTCCACTTTAGCCCAAAAAATAGCTGAAGTTTTCTCACCACTGATTCTCATAACGATCGGCTGCAATGTCGTTTACATCCTGACTTTTCTGTACTCCGGACTGGAGGCCGATATCACTAGCCCAAGCTTCTTTGTTCGTTTCGTTTTCACTTATTCGTTCATCTACATTGTGCTTAGGCTAACATTCTCCGTCTACCTGGCGAGCCTTCTAAATGAAATG CCACGGAATACCATACATTACCTGTGTGGTTTGCCGTCCATAGTCGGGAATAACACTGAGCAACAAAGGAGGAGATTGATTAAG ATGGATCTGATTATAGAAGAAATACAAAGCGAATCAACAGCTCTTGGCGGAGGTGgcttctttattctttccaaGTCATCAGCCGCATCG CTATTCAGTTTAATCGTTACATATGAAGTTGTCATGCTACAGTTGCCTCACTAA
- the LOC124205381 gene encoding gustatory receptor for sugar taste 64b-like: protein MKKKPDFIQLWNPVISFCRIYAVIPLRQSDKEPYFERCSGSLCWCLLVASIYLFGFVLSVILVLDTFSSSSKIIANATFYLIYYVHCEMTLNWIQVENLLIKHKIHLGKVLVAQCWTIVIATLIMSHLENGCYIISAVIDAESLSDTIHLFVNLAGKGTDLNPYFGDYKDIYGFFLIFVESLSEVAWISGDLIIALISIICRRYYEALQEKLLSDNHHSFRQLEELRKLQLAISTLVHKVAEVFSPLILISVGCNVVYILAFLYSGLEADLFSPSFLVRLIFTYSFIYVVLRLIFSVFLASRLSEMPEKTIDYLYSLPSIVGSNSDEQMIMIVQEIQSNPVSLGGSGFFVLCKSSAAALFSLIVTYEVVMLQLPR from the exons atgaagaaaaagccAGATTTCATTCAGCTTTGGAATCcagtcatttcattttgtcgaATTTACGCGGTTATCCCTTTGAGACAATCCGACAAGGAACCCTATTTCGAGCGATGCTCCGGTTCACTTTGTTGGTGTCTTTTAGTCGCCTCGATTTACCTTTTCGGCTTCGTCCTCTCCGTCATTCTCGTCTTGGACACTTTCAGTAGCTCGTCAAAGATTATCGCCAACGccactttttatttgatttattacgTTCACTGCGAAATGACTctg AATTGGATCCAagttgaaaatcttttgatcAAGCACAAAATTCATCTGGGTAAAGTCTTGGTAGCTCAGTGCTGGACCATTGTTATTGCTACCTTAATCATGTCCCATCTCGAAAATGGCTGTTACATCATTAGTGCG gTAATCGACGCTGAAAGCCTATCCGATACTATTCACCTCTTCGTAAATTTAGCGGGAAAAGGGACAGATTTAAATCCTTATTTCGGTGACTATAAGGATATCTACggttttttcctcatttttgtCGAGTCGTTGAGTGAAGTCGCTTGGATCTCTGGCGATTTGATTATTGCTTTAATCTCAATCATCTGTCGTCGCTATTACGAAGCGCTACAAGAGAAATTGCTTTCCGATAATCATCATTCCTTCCGACAGCTGGAAGAGCTCCGGAAGTTACAACTGGCCATTTCTACGTTGGTCCACAAAGTGGCTGAAGTTTTCTCGCCACTAATTCTCATATCTGTCGGATGCAACGTCGTTTACATCCTTGCCTTTTTGTACTCCGGACTGGAGGCTGATTTGTTCAGCCCAAGTTTTCTCGTCCGTCTCATTTTCACCTATTCTTTTATCTACGTGGTTCTCAGACTAATATTCTCCGTTTTCTTGGCTAGTCGACTAAGCGAAATG CCGGAGAAAACCATCGACTACTTGTACAGTCTACCTTCGATTGTTGGTTCCAACTCTGACGAGCAA ATGATAATGATTGTACAAGAAATTCAAAGTAATCCAGTCAGTCTTGGTGGAAGTGGATTCTTCGTTCTCTGCAAATCATCTGCAGCGGCA TTATTCAGTTTAATCGTGACGTACGAGGTCGTCATGCTACAACTGCCACGCTAA